The following proteins come from a genomic window of Anopheles ziemanni chromosome 3, idAnoZiCoDA_A2_x.2, whole genome shotgun sequence:
- the LOC131285701 gene encoding angiopoietin-4-like: protein MKPTIVSVKSQAFCNKIISLPTMFTNVRLFSLFCGIVLFWHSSASSATISVTDSSDNSVGGYGFEVMMAKLDFLQYKLYQIELGLKERDEEVKEKLKKLEDSIDGIQWEIHRHDRDAGHNLTVLKAHSQQILAQQTACASHEQMRKEIAQLSANTTRFMQNPLWYVQKSSFKSCKEAPANVSGVYLIQLSDNESPFDAFCEQNSFGGGWLVIQYRYDGSLDFYRNWTEYQKGFGSVDREHWLGLERIHQLTSRRQHELLIELKDFNGTYKFARYTNFTVGTEYEQYVLNNLGTYTGTAGDSLNRHEALPE from the exons ATGAAGCCGACTATAGTTTCAGTGAAGTCTCAAGCATTCTGCAACAAGATAATTTCGCTACCAACCATGTTTACCAACGTGCGCCTCTTTAGTCTATTTTGTGGAATAGTGTTATTCTGGCATTCTTCGGCAAGTTCAGCTACTATTTCGGTGACGGATTCTTCAGATAACTCGGTCGGTGGATATGGATTCGAAGTGATGATGGCCAAGCTGGACTTTCTTCAGTACAAGTTGTACCAGATCGAGCTCGGATTGAAGGAGCGCGACGAAGAGGTGAAGGAAAAGCTGAAGAAACTCGAGGACTCGATAGACGGCATACAGTGGGAGATCCATCGGCACGATCGAGATGCTGGACACAACTTAACTGTGCTGAAGGCACATTCCCAGCAGATCCTCGCTCAACAAACAGCGTGTGCTAGCCACGAACAAATGCGGAAGGAGATCGCACAACTCAGTGCAAATACAACGCGGTTTATGCAAAATCCGCTGTGGTACGTACAGAAAAGCTCATTCAAATCGTGCAAGGAGGCACCGGCAAACGTATCAGGTGTCTACTTGATCCAGCTGAGTGACAACGAATCTCCTTTCGATGCGTTTTGTGAGCAGAATAGCTTCGGCGGCGGATGGTTGGTGATTCAGTATCGCTACGACGGATCCCTCGACTTCTATCGAAACTGGACAGAGTACCAAAAAGGATTCGGAAGCGTAGATCGAGAGCACTGGCTTGGATTAGAACGGATTCACCAGCTGACATCGCGTCGACAGCACGAGCTACTGATAGAACTGAAGGATTTCAATGGAACTTATAAATTTGCCCGTTATACAAACTTCACGGTTGGTACCGAATACGAGCAATACGTTTTAAACAATTTGGGAACTTATACTGGTACAGCGGGAGATTCACTGAACCGTCATGAAG CATTACCGGAATGA